AAGACCTCTTTGGCAAAACCAATCAATATTTTGAAGAAGACGGCGCTTATTATAAGTTTATGAAAGTAAAAGACAGCGACGACGAGGATTTGATTAATCAACGATATAACGAATTGATATACGCTGCCGATAAGTTTTTTGAGGAGCTTGATAAGTTTACATACCTTACGGATTCGTCTTTGAGAGGGACTAATTATCTACTGATGCCGACCAAAAACCTTATATCCGAAAAGTACGCGACATTAAAAACCGCTTTGAACTCTATAACAAAAAGAGCCCGCGGTGCGCTAGATGCCATTAAATACCAAACAGCTGGCGAGCGTAATGAAGAAAAATTTACGGTTGAACTAGGCGGCTTATTTGCGCAATATTTAATGGAAAATCCCCCGACTTTTCCGGGTAATGACATAGGCGAATTAAATTACACCGCGCCGTCTGAAACCGATCCTATTTTTCGGGAATATGAGTCTTTATTAATTGGATTAAAAGATATCGCCCAAAGCGATAACATTAATTCGTCCAATATGTTTTACGCTTATAACGAGCATATGATAAGAAAGGCTTATCAATATCTGACTACGCAAGAATTTGACCCGATTGACCCCAGCAAACAAAATCAAGAACTCAAAGAGCTTGAGACTTATATACAACAATTTAACGCCGCTATTAAGGGCGATAAGCTGACACTTGACGCGGCGCTGCCTTTTGAGGCGGTTATCAATTCGGGTTACTCCACAATTATTACAAAAGATATATATAACGAATACTTCAAACCCTATTATGACGATAAAGAGCAAGGGCGTCTAGAAGGATTAATGGATTCTATCAATCAAAAGCTAAATAAATACTCTTCGGCCGAGATTTTGTTCTATAATATTCCGGCTGAGTCTGTTGTGGCTAGTTTAAGCATTGAATATCCTTTTTTGCAAGAATCAGAGCTACAACAAGTCAAGTCTTTGCATGAGCAAAATCAAAAAGAGAAATTCGCTGAGTTCGCGGCGTTTTATAACGAATTAAAAAGCGAGTTCAAAAAGTTTACGCCGAGGTCCAAAACTTTGGACTCGCTGATAAAAAACACTAATTT
This region of Clostridiales bacterium genomic DNA includes:
- a CDS encoding ABC transporter permease subunit, which codes for QFKYYLNKDILNYIKQSNYNVSFSDYIINKSMKDLFASYEDLFGKTNQYFEEDGAYYKFMKVKDSDDEDLINQRYNELIYAADKFFEELDKFTYLTDSSLRGTNYLLMPTKNLISEKYATLKTALNSITKRARGALDAIKYQTAGERNEEKFTVELGGLFAQYLMENPPTFPGNDIGELNYTAPSETDPIFREYESLLIGLKDIAQSDNINSSNMFYAYNEHMIRKAYQYLTTQEFDPIDPSKQNQELKELETYIQQFNAAIKGDKLTLDAALPFEAVINSGYSTIITKDIYNEYFKPYYDDKEQGRLEGLMDSINQKLNKYSSAEILFYNIPAESVVASLSIEYPFLQESELQQVKSLHEQNQKEKFAEFAAFYNELKSEFKKFTPRSKTLDSLIKNTNFIITIEARGLNDNQARKIQGFIFTSRYMLNSYITQAQFLIENDAESTNYTAPESLSKGYGAMEFIFILTEIIIMIFGIVLASGTIAGEHSDGTMKLLLIRPHTRGNVLLAKFLTICLVVFVFFAFNFVVTFLIGGVGWGLKGANMALSIFNSKTALILHPAAVVFFLHLFGFFQSIVFALISLTISTLFRSRSGATAVSILVYFVAFILDAFLSGFDWYKYVIFNNTNLFQYMSSTGPAIADLTLWFSLTVTLIYVAIMAIICFFTFAKRDAN